DNA sequence from the Flavobacterium lipolyticum genome:
TGGTTGAGTAAGATTTTAGCATTGGCATAGGATTCTTTTTGTCTCAATAAAGCAACCTGATCGGAATTTAAATCAACCTGCGCATTTAAAACTTCCAGTTTTGATGCTTTTCCAATGCTGAAACGGTTTTGAGCCAGCGTTAATCTTTGTTTCGAAATTACAATTGTGGTGTCTAATGCAGACAGTTGCTGCTGTTGTTGTACCAAATCAAAGTAAGCGCTGTTGACCTGTCCGATTTTGACCAATATCACTCTTTTCATTTCAGAATCACCCAGTTTTTGCAATTCTTTAAGCTGATCCAGTTTGGCAAACATTTTCATTCCGTCAAAAACGGTCCATCCCAAACTAACACCGTAGGCTAAACTGTTATTTTTGGCATTTCGTAAAGAGGTTGTAGTTCCGTCCTGACGTGTTTGCGAGGAATTGGTAACACTGTTATTATCGGTTACCGAAGCCGTGGCCCTTGGCAGCATTCCCGCATTTCCAACTGTTACATTGGTTTCGTTTATTTTAAGGCTGTTTTTGGCAATCTTAATTTCGAAATTATTCTCTAAGGCGATCTTCATGGCGTCTTCAATGGTTAAGACTTCCTGCGCACTGCTTTTTGTTGTACAGAACAACAATAAAACGAGACTTGTTACTATTATTTTAGCTTTCATGTGATGAAGGATTAGCTGCGATTCGACTTTTTCAGAAGAGATTCGCAGCTTCTATATGGTTTCAGATTTTATATCAATTATTTCGTGTTTCTTTCATATTCATCAATATGATCAAATTCAGGATAATGTTTTCTCGCTTTGGACCACATTAAATAAATAGCAGGAATCACAAATAGGGTTAGAGCCAACGAAAAGATGGTACCTCCAACAATTACAACTCCCATACCAATTCTACTCGTAGAGGCAGCACCAAGTGACATTGCAATTGGCAAAGCTCCTAAAGCAATCGCCAAACTTGTCATTAAAATTGGACGCAAACGTGCTTCTGAGGCTTCTAAAATAGCTTCCAGTTTTGGTTTTCCTTGTTCGCGAAGCTGATTAGCAAATTCTACAATCAAAATACCATTCTTCGTCACCAATCCGATAAGCATTACCGTTCCAATCTGGCTAAAGATATTCCAGGTTTGATTGAAGAGCCATAATGAGAATAACGCTCCGGCAACTGCCATTGGTACGGTTAAGATGATGATAAGCGGATCGATAAAACTCTCAAACTGTGCAGCAAGAATTAAAAAGATCAGCAATAAGGCTAATCCGAAGGCGAAAGAAGTGTTTGAACTACTCTCAACAAAGTCTCTCGACTCTCCACTTAAATCAGTGGTGAAAGTATCGTTAAGTACTTTTGCTTTGATTCTGTCCATTTCCTGAATACCGTCGCTGATACTTTTTCCCGGTGCTAAACCTGCAGAAACAGTTGCCGACATATAACGGTTGTTGTGGTACAATTGAGGAGGATTACTTTGTTCTTCAATTTTAACCACGTTGTCCATCTGGATCAATTCTCCGCTTTTATTTTTTACAAACATAGAAGTCAGATCCAGCGGTTTCGAACGGTCTTTTTGATCAAACTGACCAATTACCTGGTATTGTTTTCCGTTTTTAATGAAATATCCAAAACGCTGTCCACTTAAAGAAAGCTGTAACGTTTGTGCAATGTCAAGAATCGAAATTCCTAAACTCTCTGCTTTTTCACGATCAATACTTACGTTGATTTCGGGTTTGTTGAATTTTAAATTCACATCGGTAACCGAGAAAACGTCACTTTTACCCACTTCTTCCATAAAAACCGGGATTTTTTCTCTCAGTTTCTCAAAATTCGGAGCCTGAATGATATACTGAATCGGTAATCCTCCACGACGGTTTACGGCAATGGTTGGCTGTTGAATAACGGATGTTTTAGCATCCGGATATCGTTTGGTCATTTTGGTCAATTGATCCGCAATATCCTTCTGAGATCTTTTTCTCTGATCCGGTTCAACTAATGAAAGTCGGATAAAACCGGAGTTAGTAGCCGAAGCTCCAAAACCCGGTGCAGTGATAACCAGACTCACTTTTTTCTCCGGAATAGAATCGTCTACCAATTTGGAGATTTCCTGCATAAAACGATCGGTGTATTCGTAAGAGGATCCCTCAGGCGTAGTCATACGCATGGTCACAGAACTACGATCGTCATAAGGCGCAGTTTCTTTTGGCAGTATGGTAAAAAACAAATAGATCAATCCAAAACAAGCAATCAGAATAGGGAAACTAAGCCATTTTTTTGCGATAAAACGATTCAAAGAGTCAGCATAACCGCTGTTTAGTTTCTCAAAGAAAGGCTCGGTTTTGACGTAGAATTTAGATTTTTTCTGTTCTCCGCCTTTCATCAAATAGGCATTAAGCATTGGTGTTAAAGTCAGCGATACAAAAGCCGAGATTAAAACGGCAGCTCCAATGACGACCCCAAATTCCCTAAAGAGTCGGCCAACAAATCCTTCTAAAAATATGACCGGTAAAAATACAGCTGCAAGGGTTACCGAAATCGAGATTACGGCATAGAATATTTCATTAGATCCTTTAATCGCGGCTTCAATTGGCGACATG
Encoded proteins:
- a CDS encoding TolC family protein; its protein translation is MKAKIIVTSLVLLLFCTTKSSAQEVLTIEDAMKIALENNFEIKIAKNSLKINETNVTVGNAGMLPRATASVTDNNSVTNSSQTRQDGTTTSLRNAKNNSLAYGVSLGWTVFDGMKMFAKLDQLKELQKLGDSEMKRVILVKIGQVNSAYFDLVQQQQQLSALDTTIVISKQRLTLAQNRFSIGKASKLEVLNAQVDLNSDQVALLRQKESYANAKILLNQYLARDPKINFTVTNVVAVDNKLVLVDLIELAHKQNPALESQIINKRIAELQLKQVKADRYPVVNLTSGYNFNESQSSLGFTSQNSSKGFNYGFNATLNLFDGFNQHRNEKVVKLQIENSQIAIEQQNMILDTQLSTAFQTYLTNLELIGLEEDNVTIAKQNLDITLDKFRIGTITTLDFRTAQLNYVNAKVRYSNAQFQAKLSEIALKELAGNINF
- a CDS encoding efflux RND transporter permease subunit, encoding MSLSTTSIKRPVLTIVLNLLIILFGFIGYTFLGVREFPSIDPAQVSIRTNYTGANSDIIESQITEPLEKAVNAIDGIRNITSSSNQGSSNITIEFNLDKNLEEAANDVRDKVSQAIRSLPQDIDAPPVVSKADADSDAIISMTVQSDTRSSLELSDYAENVISQRLETIPGVSGVQIWGQKRYAMRLWIDPVKLTAYKCTVSDVRNALNSQNVELPSGKLTGNNTELTVKTVGNLSKPEEFNNIIIRTNGDKIVRLSDIGGAELGPENIETKLSQSGLPMIGLAIVPMPGANYLDISSEFYKKYEALKKDLPKDIKLNIALDNTIFVKKSVLEVAETLGISIILVIIIIYLFFRDWAIAFRPLIDIPVSLIATFFIMWLFGFSINVLTLLAIVLATGLVVDDGIVVTENIFKKVEEGMSPIEAAIKGSNEIFYAVISISVTLAAVFLPVIFLEGFVGRLFREFGVVIGAAVLISAFVSLTLTPMLNAYLMKGGEQKKSKFYVKTEPFFEKLNSGYADSLNRFIAKKWLSFPILIACFGLIYLFFTILPKETAPYDDRSSVTMRMTTPEGSSYEYTDRFMQEISKLVDDSIPEKKVSLVITAPGFGASATNSGFIRLSLVEPDQRKRSQKDIADQLTKMTKRYPDAKTSVIQQPTIAVNRRGGLPIQYIIQAPNFEKLREKIPVFMEEVGKSDVFSVTDVNLKFNKPEINVSIDREKAESLGISILDIAQTLQLSLSGQRFGYFIKNGKQYQVIGQFDQKDRSKPLDLTSMFVKNKSGELIQMDNVVKIEEQSNPPQLYHNNRYMSATVSAGLAPGKSISDGIQEMDRIKAKVLNDTFTTDLSGESRDFVESSSNTSFAFGLALLLIFLILAAQFESFIDPLIIILTVPMAVAGALFSLWLFNQTWNIFSQIGTVMLIGLVTKNGILIVEFANQLREQGKPKLEAILEASEARLRPILMTSLAIALGALPIAMSLGAASTSRIGMGVVIVGGTIFSLALTLFVIPAIYLMWSKARKHYPEFDHIDEYERNTK